The following are encoded in a window of Gossypium arboreum mitochondrion, complete genome genomic DNA:
- the nad7 gene encoding NADH dehydrogenase subunit 7 — MTTRNRQIKNFTSNFGPQHPAAHGVSRSVLEMNGEVVERAEPHIGLLHRGTEKLIEYKTYLQALPYFDRLDYVSMMAQEHAHSSAVERLLNCAVPLRAQYIRVLFREITRISNHSLALTTHAMDVGASTPFLWAFEEREKLLEFYERVSGARMHANFIRPGGVAQDLPLGLCRDIDSSTQQFASRIDELEEMSTGNRIWKQRLVDIGTVTAQQAKDWGFSGVMLRGPGVCWDSRRAAPYDVHDQSDPDVPVGTRGDRYDRYCIRIEEMRQSVRIIVQCLNQMPSGMIKADDRKLCPPSRCRMKLSMESSIHHFELYTEGFSVPASSTYTAVEAPKGEFGVFLVSNGSNRPYRRKIRAPGSAHLQGLDSMSKHHMPADVVTIIGTQDIVFGEVDR, encoded by the exons ATGACGACTAGGAACAGGCAAATAAAAAATTTCACTTCGAATTTCGGACCTCAACATCCTGCTGCTCATGGTGTTTCACGATCAGTATTGGAAATGAACGGAGAAGTGGTGGAACGTGCGGAACCACATATTGGATTACTCCA TAGAGGGACTGAGAAATTAATAGAGTACAAAACTTATCTTCAAGCTTTACCTTATTTTGATCGTTTAGA CTATGTTTCTATGATGGCCCAAGAACACGCTCATTCTTCAGCCGTAGAGAGACTTTTGAATTGCGCGGTACCATTACGAGCTCAATATATACGAGTGTTATTCCGTGAAATAACTCGAATTTCAAATCATTCACTTGCTTTAACTACTCATGCTATGGATGTGGGAGCATCAACTCCGTTCCTGTGGGCTTTTGAGGAGCGGGAGAAATTGTTGGAATTCTATGAAAGAGTCTCGGGAGCCAGGATGCATGCCAATTTCATACGACCAGGTGGAGTGGCACAAGATCTGCCTCTTGGCTTATGTCGAGATATTGATTCCTCCACACAACAATTTGCTTCTCGTATCGACGAATTAGAAGAGATGTCAACCGGCAACCGTATCTGGAAACAACGATTAGTGGATATTGGTACTGTCACTGCACAGCAAGCAAAGGATTGGGGATTCAGTGGTGTAATGTTAAGAGGT CCAGGGGTATGCTGGGATTCGCGAAGAGCAGCACCTTACGATGTTCATGACCAATCGGATCCTGACGTACCAGTAGGTACCAGAGGAGATCGCTATGATCGTTACTGTATCCGTATCGAAGAGATGCGACAAAGTGTTCGGATCATTGTGCAATGTCTTAATCAAATGCCTAGTGGCATGATCAAAGCCGATGATCGTAAGCTATGTCCTCCATCACGATGTCGAATGAAACTATCCATGGAATC CTCAATTCACCATTTCGAACTTTATACAGAAGGTTTTTCCGTACCAGCTTCTTCTACCTATACCGCAGTTGAAGCACCTAAAGGAGAATTTGGTGTCTTTCTGGTCAGTAATGGAAGCAATCGTCCCTACCGTCGTAAAATAAGAGCACCCGGCTCTGCCCATTTACAAGGACTCGATTCTATGTCCAAACATCACATGCCAGCAGATGTGGTCACCATCATAGGTACTCAAGATATTGTGTTTGGAGAGGTGGATAGATAG